From the genome of Chroicocephalus ridibundus chromosome 1, bChrRid1.1, whole genome shotgun sequence, one region includes:
- the LOC134518675 gene encoding toll-like receptor 7 has protein sequence MVPRAKMSNASPFLLLFLFPMLLSGAWFPKSLPCDVKAFESTVTVDCTDRRLTEIPRGIPANATNLTLSINHIPHIYPTSFAHLHNLVEIDFRCNCVPVRMGPKDNICNETPNIENGSFAALTRLKSLYLDANQLLEIPRSLPPALSLLSLEANSIFSIQRANLSELGNIEVLYLGQNCYYRNPCNVSFEIEKTAFLELKKLTILSLKSNNLTHIPPNLSPTLKELYIYNNMIQVVQEQDLSALHNLEILDLSGNCPRCYNAPYPCTPCPKGTIEIHSRAFFSLKSLRILRLHSNSLQSIPSSWFKTIKNLKELDLSQNFLLKEIGDAQFLQFIPSLVELDLSFNFELKMYSPFLNLSKTFSSLSNLQTLRLRGYVFNELRERNLAPLLSLRNLTVLDLGTNFIKIADLKVFKKFPALKFVDLSVNKISPSSGENNFHGFCSNPRISGEQYNRQVLQDMHYFRYDVYGRSCRSKDKEAASYQSSVKEECRKYGETLDLSRNNIFFINPSDFRGLGFLRCLNLSGNAISQTLNGSEFSYLSGLKYLDFSNNRIDLLYSTAFKELQLLEILDLSNNNYYFLAEGVTHMLSFMKNLSHLKKLMLNENEISTSINTGMESQSLQILEFRGNRLDVLWMDGNARYLSFFKNLTSLEKLDISFNSLSFFPPDAFQAMPPQLKILNLTNNRMKSFNWGNLHYLKNLVTLDLSNNLLATVPRELSNCSSTLQELMLRNNRIQRLTKHFLRGAFKLKYLDLSANKIQIIRKSSFPENVINNLRMLLLHGNPFKCNCDAVWFVWWINQTQVTIPLLATDVTCAGPGAHKGRSVVFLDLYTCELDTSYLILYALSASTVLVFMVFTVTSHLYFWDVWYSYHYCTAKLKGYRRLSLPEACYDAFIAYDNRDPAVNEWVLTELVERLEDQKARQFNLCLEERDWLPGQPVFDNLSQSIQLSKKTIFVLTNKYIKSGRFKTTFYMAHQRLLDEKMDVIILIFLEKVLQKSRYVRLRKRLCGSSVLEWPTNPRAQPYFWQCLKNAIATNNTLAYNRLLQETV, from the exons ATG GTACCTCGTGCAAAGATGTCAAATGCATCACCATTTCTCTTGCTCTTCCTATTTCCGATGCTGCTGTCAGGAGCTTGGTTTCCCAAAAGTCTACCCTGTGATGTTAAAGCCTTTGAAAGTACTGTGACAGTGGACTGCACCGATCGCCGTCTCACCGAAATCCCCAGAGGGATTCCTGCAAATGCTACCAACCTTACCCTGAGTATTAACCATATCCCTCATATCTACCCAACATCTTTTGCTCATCTTCACAACCTCGTGGAGATTGACTTCAGATGCAACTGTGTGCCTGTCAGAATGGGACCCAAAGATAATATATGCAATGAGACACCAAACATTGAGAATGGTAGTTTTGCTGCCCTGACAAGATTGAAGTCATTGTATTTGGATGCAAACCAGCTGTTGGAAATACcccgcagccttcctcctgctttaAGTCTGCTGAGCCTGGAAGCAAACAGCATCTTTTCTATCCAAAGAGCCAACTTGTCGGAGCTAGGTAACATAGAAGTATTGTATCTGGGACAGAACTGTTACTACCGTAACCCATGcaatgtttcatttgaaattgAAAAAACAGCCTTTCTGGAGCTGAAAAAATTAACAATCCTATCCCTAAAGTCTAACAACTTAACTCATATTCCACCCAATTTGTCACCTACTTTAAAGGAACTGTACATTTACAATAACATGATTCAAGTAGTTCAAGAACAGGATTTAAGTGCCCTTCACAACCTGGAAATTCTTGATCTCAGTGGTAATTGCCCACGTTGCTATAACGCTCCATATCCTTGTACTCCCTGCCCCAAGGGCACAATTGAGATTCATTCAAgggctttcttttccttgaaaagttTAAGAATTTTGAGACTTCACAGCAACTCTCTCCAGAGCATACCAAGCAGCTGGTTTAAAACCATCAAGAATCTCAAAGAGCTTGACCTGTCCCAAAATTTCCTCTTAAAGGAGATAGGAGATGCTCAGTTTTTGCAGTTTATCCCCAGCCTTGTTGAGCTTGATCTGTCCTTTAATTTTGAACTGAAGATGTATTCTCCATTCTTGAACCTGTCTAAgacattttcctccctctctaaCCTGCAAACCCTGAGGCTCAGGGGTTATGTCTTTAATGaactaagagaaagaaatctagCTCCATTGCTCAGTCTTAGAAATCTTACCGTGTTGGATCTTGGgactaattttattaaaattgctgACTTGAAAGTGTTCAAGAAATTCCCAGCTCTTAAATTCGTAGACCTCTCAGTGAATAAAATTTCTCCTTCTTCAGGTGAAAACAACTTTCATGGGTTTTGCTCTAATCCTCGGATTTCAGGAGAGCAATACAACAGGCAAGTATTACAAGACATGCATTATTTCAGGTATGATGTGTACGGGCGAAGTTGCAGATCCAAAGACAAAGAGGCTGCTTCCTACCAATCTTCCGTTAAGGAAGAGTGCCGGAAATATGGAGAAACTCTGGATTTAAGCAgaaacaacatatttttcattaatccCTCAGACTTCCGGGGACTCGGTTTCCTCCGATGCCTCAACTTGTCAGGTAATGCAATAAGTCAGACCTTAAATGGAAGTGAATTCTCCTACTTGTCTGGATTGAAATATCTGGATTTTTCCAACAACAGGATTGACTTGCTATACTCAACTGCTTTCAAAGAGCTACAACTTTTAGAAATCCTAGACCTGAGCAATAACAACTATTATTTCTTGGCAGAAGGTGTAACTCACATGCTtagttttatgaaaaacttgTCCCATCTGAAGAAGCTGATGTTGAACGAGAATGAGATTTCTACCTCTATTAACACAGGGATGGAAAGCCAGTCTCTTCAAATTTTAGAATTCAGAGGAAATCGTTTGGATGTTTTATGGATGGATGGGAATGCTAGATACTTGTCATTCTTCAAGAATCTGACCAGCCTGGAAAAACTGGATATTTCCTTCAACTCACTCAGTTTTTTCCCTCCGGATGCTTTTCAAGCTATGCCTCCACAACTCAAGATCCTCAACTTAACCAATAACCGGATGAAGAGTTTCAACTGGGGAAACCTCCACTATCTGAAGAACCTGGTAACTCTGGACCTCAGCAATAACCTTCTGGCTACTGTCCCCCGAGAACTGTCCAATTGCTCTTCAACGCTCCAAGAACTGATGCTCCGAAACAATCGCATTCAACGACTAACTAAACACTTTCTCAGAggtgcttttaaactgaaatacttGGACCTCAGCGCAAACAAGATCCAAATAATTAGGAAATCGAGCTTCCCTGAAAATGTCATTAACAACCTGAGGATGCTGCTTTTGCATGGCAATCCTTTCAAGTGCAATTGTGATGCCGTGTGGTTTGTTTGGTGGATCAATCAGACTCAAGTGACTATTCCTCTTCTGGCCACAGACGTGACCTGTGCGGGCCCAGGGGCACATAAAGGAAGGAGCGTGGTTTTCTTGGATCTGTACACCTGTGAGCTGGACACCTCGTATTTGATCCTGTACGCTCTGTCAGCTTCAACTGTCCTCGTCTTTATGGTGTTCACAGTGACGAGCCATCTCTATTTCTGGGATGTGTGGTATAGTTACCATTACTGCACCGCCAAGTTGAAGGGCTATCGGCGCTTATCTTTACCAGAGGCTTGCTACGATGCTTTTATCGCCTATGACAATAGAGATCCGGCTGTGAATGAGTGGGTGCTGACAGAACTGGTTGAAAGGCTGGAAGATCAAAAAGCCAGACAGTTCAATTTATGCCTGGAAGAAAGGGACTGGCTCCCAGGACAGCCCGTCTTTGACAACCTTTCCCAGAGCATTCAGCTGAGCAAAAAGACCATCTTTGTGCTGACCAACAAGTATATTAAAAGCGGCCGCTTCAAGACAACCTTCTACATGGCCCACCAGCGGCTTCTAGATGAAAAAATGGATGTCATCATCTTGATATTCCTTGAGAAGGTTTTGCAGAAGTCCCGGTACGTCCGGCTGAGGAAGAGGCTGTGCGGAAGTTCTGTCCTGGAATGGCCCACTAACCCTCGAGCTCAGCCCTACTTCTGGCAGTGCCTGAAAAATGCAATAGCTACCAACAATACTCTGGCTTACAACAGGCTACTCCAAGAAACTGTTTAG